CGCCGCAAGCCCCAGTTCCTTCTTCAGCCCCCCCAGCTTCCACTGGGGGAGCCAAGGGCAAGGCAAAAAAGAAGGGGAAGGGCAAGGGCAAAAAATCTGCCCCAACTCCCGCCCCAAGTCAGGCTGCCGCGGGCCCCTCAGCGGCCCCACCGGTCCCACCACCTCTTTTAGAGGGGTGGAACGTCGTGGCACGAAAACGCCCCAACAAGGGGAAGAAGTCTGCCGCACCGGTCCAGACGCCGGCTGCCTCCTCAACGCAGGCTTCCAAGAAGCAGGAGAAGTCGGCGGTCCCGCTGCGCCCTCCGGCGACGGCTGCGATAATAGTCACGCTGTCGCAGGATGCCGTCACACGGGGGGTCACTTACGCCGAAATGATCGCCAGGGCGAAAAGTAATATCGTCCTGGCCGATCACGGCATTGGCGGGATCGCCAAAATCAGCGCAGCCGCGACCGGCGCGCGGAAATTTGAAATCCCCGGGCCAAATGCCGACGAGAAGGCGGACTCCCTCGCTGCAAAAATGAGGGTGGTCCTGGGGGGTGACGCAATTGTGTCCAGACCCGTGAAGTGCGCGGACATGCGCGTCCAGGGTCTGGACGACTCGGTTACCCCCGAAGAGGTGGCCCGGGCCATTTCACGCACCGGCGGATGCCCGGTTGAGGCCGTGAAGGTCGGCGCGGTTCGCAGTGGCCCGCGAGGCGAGGGGTCGGCCTGGGTTAAATGCCCGATCCCGGCTGCGAAGAGAGTCGCAGACGCCGGAAGGTTGTTGGTGGGGTGGGTGTCGGCCCGTATTCATGTGGCCGAGCCCCGACAAATGAGGTGCTTCCGGTGCCTGGGCGTCGGACATGCCCGGGCAGTCTGCGACTCGGAAGTCGACCGCAGCGACATTTGCTACCGCTGCGGTCAGGCGGGCCACAAAGCGGCCCAGTGCTCCGCCAAGCCACGGTGCATTCTCTGCGCACAGGCGAAGTTGCCGGCGGAGCACCGCCTTGGGGGACCCTCATGTAAGGCCCCCAAGGCCAAGAAGAAGAAggggggcaaggccccccaaaattcggggggcaaggccccccaGACTAAGAGCGGCCAGCCGTCAGCTGGGGAGGCGATGGAGCTCGGCAAATAATGGCCGAGATTCGCCTCCTCCAGGcaaacctcaaccactgcgccgcagctCAGGATCTTCTTCTCCAgagcatggcgcagtggttgatcAATGTGGCCATAGTCTCCGAGCCATACATGGTCCCGGCCCGCGACAACTGGGTCGGGGACCGAACGGGCTCGGTGGCCCTTATAAGGTTGGCGTCCCACAGCTCCCCGCCCTTCGAAAAAGTAGCGAAGGGTCGTGGATGCGTGGCGGCGTCAATGGGATCTTTGACGGTGGTCgcgtgctactgctctccgaactgtGCCCTATCTGACTTCGAGCAATTTCTGCTGGAGGTGTCGAGGCTCGTCAGATGGGCACAGCCCTCCCCCGTTCTTGTGGCCGGGGACTTCAACGCCAAGTCTACGGCGTGGGGTTCTCCGGCAACCGATGTTAGGGGTGAGGCGCTGGAAGAATGGGCCATTTCGCTCGGGTTGGTTCTGTCCAACCGGGGCTCGGTCGACACGTGCGTGCGACAGCAGGGCGGCTCAATTGTGGACCTGACGTTCACCAATGCCGCCCTAGCACGCCGTGTCCAGGACTGGGAACAGCGACTCGACCGCGAGCTACTGGTCGAAGCCGCCCTGGTTCAGTCCTGGAGTCCAGCGCCTGAGGGTCCGGCTGACGTGGAGGCGGAGGCTCAATGGCTCGCGGACGCTATGTCGCGCGTTTGCGACGCGTCAATGCCGCGGGCCCGCCCCTGCCCTCCCAGACGTCAggtgtactggtggtcgccagagaTCGCGCAGATCCGTCAAGACTGCGTGATCGcaagacgccggtacgcccgtagCCGGCGCCGTCGCCGTAATGAGGCCCGTGAGGCCGAATTGTATGCCGCCTACAGAGACTGTCGTCGTGCCCTGTCGGTGGCTGTTGCGGAGGCCAAAATCAGggcctgggaggagttcctggTGGCCGGTCCACGGTCgacgcgatctcgcgggtgagGTCTCTCATTGGGGGTGCAGTGGAAGGAcgaggggtggtcgtggcggtgtctcttgacatcgccaacgcttTCAACACCattccctggagctgcatcctcgctgcgctcagccaccaccgcgtgccggagtacctgcggagagttttatcatcttatctctccgacaggtccgtaACATATCCCACGCGGGATGGGTGGCGCCGGAGGGTCGTCAAGTGCGGTGTTCCGCAGGGGTCAGTTCTTGGTCCGACCCTATGGAACATCgcctacgattgggtgctgcgggaaccactcgtggcgggggtcgacgtgacttgctacgccgacgataccctcgtcacggcccgcggcaatacatacccggaggcggccctcttggccacgaccggcgtcgccgaagtAGTCAGTAGAATTCGGCGCCTAGGGCTAGTGGTAGCCCTAGagaaatccgaggccatttgtttccacgggcctcggaaagcgccgccggtcggagcgcagctagtggtgggcggagtttccaTCAGCGTCGGTCAGACGATGCGATATCTGGGCATCGTTCTGGACAgcaggtggaactttcgggagcacttccgtcgcctcgCGCCCAAACTTGTCGGGGCTGCGGGGGCATTGGGAAGACTGCTGCCGAACCTGGGGGGACCCTCGGGCGCATGCCGTCGtctttacaccggcgttgtgcgttcgatggctctctacggggcgcccatctgggtggatgccctgaatcgccggaataTTGCGGTCCTCCAAAGACCGCAGCGAGTGATGGCGAtcagggccatacggggatacgtgaccgtcagttttgaggcggcatgtgtcctcgccgggactcccccgtgggacctcgaggctcgtGCCCTGGCGGAACGCTACCGCCAGGTGAGAGCAGGGGAGGTCGAGGGGACCGGATCGCTGCAAACGGGGGCAATGGCGCGGCGTCAGTTCCGCGccgaaatcctccggcagtggtccgagcggttggaggagccaagcgccggtgttctgaccatcggcgctatccgaccggtcctggatcggtgggtcaacaggcggcacggtacgatgaccttccggctgacgcaggtcctctccggacacggctgcttcgggaggtacctgtgtcggatagccggcagagaggcatcgatggcttgccatcattgcggctgcgccgaggacacggcgggacacacactcgccgtgtgttcggcgtggtcagggccacgtgcggcgctagttgacgccaccggagccgatctgtcgctctcggccatatgccaggccatggtcgacagcgacgaggcatggagcgcaatggtcaccttctgcgaagaggtgatcaagcgcaaggaggaagcggagcgggtcagagAGCTGGATCCCCTGGCTGACCCAATCcgacgacgccgcgtcgggcgcaggcgtgcggcgcatgagcgccgtcttcctccttaacggggacctccgggcggcggatatgggacatccgtcgtccacaggagtggtgaggttccccggtaggtgatgggcgggtggtgtcacgcccatcgtctctggtgtttgatgccgtcactatccacccagacggcatcacccaaggaagggcccccgtggtggggcaagccgcgcatggcgtgcgtcttgcggtgcttgcgtatagcggttatcccggcgcacgtcgtagcggaagcggttggacacccgtcaggtgttttagtgggctctctcggtggaccacataccccgtttgcgccgtCCCAGCGCGGCGGGGACCGCCGGTGGGTCGTCCCTCTACAGCGACCCCGAATGGTTTCCCtgacggaaaaaaaaaaaaaaaaaaaaaaaaaaaaaaaaaaaaaaaaaaggttaggttaggttaggtgcCCCCCCGAGGGATCTCCACCTTGCCGTGGTgggggggctcagtagccgcaACCGAGTGGTGTTGGTACACTCGTTTGCGGTGAAGCTAAGAGAGATCCAGACGTTTGGCCGTTCCCTGAAGCGGGGTGCCACCGCGGGTGTatccgggggaccaaagcggccgccGGTCGGGAGTAGGTTTCCGGCCGGTAGTGAGGGGCCAGTCGCGGAGGCTGTGAGGAGTCGCGGTGGGCTGCcatggggagccgggggtcgtcgcggtcggacccggctcttaactcATGGTGGCGCGTGGAGGGAACCGCCGCGCCTGGGAGTAGGCAGACGGCCGCTCCCGGGTAAGGTGGTCGGAGGAGGgccggtcgcggaggaagaggtgtagtctgtgtatcgttgcagtgcaccctatcctccgcgaccgggcggggccgcaccgcgagaTGCGGTGAGGTGGGGCTGCTGCGGGTATCCGGGGGTCGGCTGAGACCTGGTGGTACCGAGGCGGCTAGAGGGCAAAAGCTGCCGAGGGAAGCCGGGGATTGGCTGAGCCCCTGTGTGACCGTGGCGGTCGTTGGACGGAGCTGCTGCGCCTGGGAGTAGGCAGACGGCCGCTCCCGGGTAATGTAGCTAGAGGAGGGCCGGTCGCGGAGGAGGAGGTGTAGTCTGTGTATCGTTGCAgtgcaccctatcctccgcgaccgggcggggccgcaccgcgagaTGCGGTGAGGTGGGGCTGCTGCGGGTATCCGGGGGTCGGCTGAGACCTGGTGGTACCGAGGCGGCTAGAGGGCAAAAGCTGCCGAGGGAAGCCGGGGATTGGCTGAGCCCCTGTGTGACCGTGGCGGTCGTTGGACGGAGCTGCTGCGCCTGGGAGTAGGCAGACGGCCGCTCCCGGGTAAAGTGGCTAGAGGAGGgccggtcgcggaggaagaggtgtagtctgtgtatcgttgcagtgcaccctatcctccgcgaccgggcggggtcgcaccgcgagatgcggcaggTGGTCCGCCGGGTCTGGGAGTAGCCTGAAAGGGCCGCTTTCGGGCTCGGTGGTCGAGCGGAGGTTGCGGCGGCTCgcacacctttccgccgccgggggccgggacatactgtgcatctgcgcgcagtctgtcccgacCGCCGAAGGCCCCCttggccggcgaactcgggggagttttccggccgttgcacgagggggcatgtggggggacggcatccgtgtgttggggtgtcgtcccacactgagGACGGAGTCCCTTtgggacagccgcgtcggggtcgcggtCGCGTACCTTCGGGTGATCCCGCggcctcggcactaagcggaGGAGGaacaacacctcggtggtttagtgggtaggccttgcccttctggctcggagagccccacataccccagcgctcccccgggcgctggggatgcaatttcatgcattaaccgagttaataaaaaaaaaaaaaaaaaaaaaaaaaataaaaaaaaaaaaaaaataaaaaggttaggttaggttaggttaggttaggttaggttccccctcgtccccctcgtgggtctgcaccttgtcgtggtgagggggctcagtagcattagcgaagccaagacagacccgaagggaccgtctcgttctgaggccttcaggctcagaaccaggtcccttcacaccgtgcggtggtgcgcgagcgccactgcgcgagagaggaaggaaaacctctataaaaaaccatgggggggcggactttcatgtcctgcccggggtgggggtgtccgttgagtaccgttctcggcggacccaaaccgcaagcctggctcaactcttgggtcaggatcgggggtcgcttgtcggaggtcggggagacagcggtcgcgaggaagaaaacctctataaaaaattaccctaaccgtaaggttgcccgtgccgaggcggtgcgtggccggcaggggttcggtcgctagcgggtgttaggtttaagtttagttttaaggttttatagggaccaaccctaattaaaaaaaaggaattgtCATGGATATCGCATCTTGTCATATTGTAGTACCCCAGGTCGGTACCGGCAGCGCCGCTGCTGGAGAATCCGACCCCGCCGTTCCGGCGGGCAGAGCCCCCTcgtactctggggaggggcaacaaatgcgttccgacagccggctggaaagttcggttgtcgatgggccgtcctgcgcctcgggaggtcctgggtttGAAGAGGTAGGAGGGAGGAGATCGCCAACACCGATTGGCAGTGGTGTCCGAGCTACTCCGGTAGCTCACAGTTCTGGTAGCACCAAAACAAGTAGGGAAGGCCTACAGAAGCGGGACGAACTGGGTAGGTTTCTACCGTCAGGTTCCAATCCCAAGGTCGaagagatcgggggcaagaagcccgGCAGTGCGGACTGCGCTGCGGTTgaggggcggcgcacgcccagtATTGCGCGCCCCTCGTCGGTCGGTGGGGGTTCTGGGTCCCTGTCCCCCGTCgtagtgctggagcggctcccaatccACCTCGGGAGCCCCAGTGTGAGGACGAGGTCCTGTGTtgctcaggagtccagtgtcgattccgacactggctccgacatgagcGTAATATCTGACGGCGCTCAGCCGACAGTTAGTGGTCGCCTTTGGCGTAAGCGTCGACCGCGCCCCGAGTCCGAAGAGTCGGATGGGGCGCGCAAGAAAAAGAAGGCGCAGAACAAGCGGGGGTCGGAGGCTGACCCCGAAGACAAATCCGCCGTCCAATTGGCGGACACAATTTGGTCAAATTTGGAGGCAGTAGTGGAGGTTGCCGACAAGTCCGGCAACCTGAAAGGGACGTTCGtcaagtccctcaaagacgctgccaggaataTAAAGCTGGCGGCGTCCGAGTTGAGCCGGAGATCCGCATCTGAGGAAAACTTGGCCCTCCAGGCCCAGAACAGCCggctaaaggcggaggtcgaccacCTACATAAAGAGATGGCGGCGCTGAAGGCTGTGGTGGAGAACAtccacaccaccaccaccagCGCCCAGCCCGTTATAATTGGGCAGGCGTCTCCATCCGTCGAATccgccatcgccgacctccgcctcatggtggacgcccgttttggggccatagaggcccggcttccgccggagccccgcatcCGTCCGCCCCTGGCGGCGGATAAGAAAGTGGCAGGGGCACCCcctgtgcccgccgctagaGCGACGACGACGGCGGCACCAACCCCCGCCACCAGAAAGGGCAAGGCgacagcgccaccagcgccggCAACAGAgcccgccaccgcgccaaaTCCACCGGCTCCCTCGACCAGAAAAGGAAAGGGGGGCAAAAAGGGCAAGCCGTCATACAGCGCAGTGGCGGCCATGCCCGCCAAAGAGGCTCCCGCAACcccggcgactgccaa
The nucleotide sequence above comes from Anticarsia gemmatalis isolate Benzon Research Colony breed Stoneville strain chromosome W, ilAntGemm2 primary, whole genome shotgun sequence. Encoded proteins:
- the LOC142985768 gene encoding uncharacterized protein LOC142985768 is translated as MSRHMDAVRQVADRSGNLKGTFVKALKDAEREVRRAVSELSRRNSSVENLALKAVNHRLNLKVDFLTKEVAALKEVVNTLPAPLRAMETASAQESDFDRRMADFRLFMDARFGAIEARLPPEPRLRPPLAADRAREAAQMSPASEVAVPPPQAPVPSSAPPASTGGAKGKAKKKGKGKGKKSAPTPAPSQAAAGPSAAPPVPPPLLEGWNVVARKRPNKGKKSAAPVQTPAASSTQASKKQEKSAVPLRPPATAAIIVTLSQDAVTRGVTYAEMIARAKSNIVLADHGIGGIAKISAAATGARKFEIPGPNADEKADSLAAKMRVVLGGDAIVSRPVKCADMRVQGLDDSVTPEEVARAISRTGGCPVEAVKVGAVRSGPRGEGSAWVKCPIPAAKRVADAGRLLVGWVSARIHVAEPRQMRCFRCLGVGHARAVCDSEVDRSDICYRCGQAGHKAAQCSAKPRCILCAQAKLPAEHRLGGPSCKAPKAKKKKGGKAPQNSGGKAPQTKSGQPSAGEAMELGK